The proteins below come from a single Deltaproteobacteria bacterium genomic window:
- a CDS encoding UvrD-helicase domain-containing protein — translation MPRIQIISASAGSGKTYRLASVLDAAIADGSARPDAVLATTFTNRAAAELKERTRTRLLQAGRVEEAHRLGAARIGTVNAVCGRLVGDFAFELGLAPDLRVIDERAATVALRQAMSRVVTGGETARLADVKRRFDETWEWQADVQRIVTLARANGVAADDLARTAERSVAGLLALFAPPAVDGRALDAALADALARFLSEVNVEVDATQKTQKAIDKAERCLGRLRRGLPLRWADWYRLQDLDAGKKSERAAAPLVAAAGAHDRHPDLQADLRASCELVYAIAARTLRAYEDYKRAWGAIDFTDQEVFALTLLDRADVRARLTGEIDLVLVDEFQDTSPLQLAIFLRLAEVAKRSVWVGDQKQSIFGFRGTDPALMDAAVESILAGAEPETLATSWRSRPGLVALTSDVFAKSFAGHGVPESRVRLEAAAAEEDPGLGPVVERWRLPAKNQLQDAAYLASAVCSLLADSDVRVRDRASGDVRPLRAGDVAVLCYQNATCASLARELAALGVRAVLARAGLMTTPEALLVLAGLRLFVDARDTLAMAELARLVAYPASGDGWLADLVARPAREAFAELAVVRRVAEARAAAPHAGALAALDAVLDAVEARERCLEWGDAAFRLANLDALRAHAVTYASLCAADGRGCTPAGLVAAFVDLAASGLDARAVVAQEDAVVVSTWHSAKGLEWPVTVLFDLDRDPYFTALGVQVVADRAALDVADPLAERWVRYWPQPYHPMQQKTPFHQRLREAPETEAARQREERQAMRLLYVGWTRARDRVVLAGRPACLAFGMVAQLRDAKGKALLAEAPSPMDGPTADLAWAGRPVTVRVRDVALLGPAPRDAAPGVGYVAAGPRTHPPAILVPSEMEPPDRFAEDGTPIDPAADAARLGIERCGERLVLGGKPDMQRLGEAVHGFLAADRPTLDERERREMADGLLKRWGVETALRPDDLLDASDRLRAWVEARFPGSVWHREWPLQHRQPDGTIVRGTADLVIEHSGGFAVIDHKSFPGTAEQAAHRAVAYTGQLAAYAAAVTAARGRPVTGCFVHLPVLGAIVPMVP, via the coding sequence ATGCCCCGCATCCAGATCATCTCCGCGAGCGCCGGCAGCGGGAAGACGTATCGGCTCGCGAGCGTGCTCGACGCCGCGATCGCGGACGGCAGCGCGCGCCCCGATGCGGTGCTCGCGACCACCTTCACCAATCGCGCCGCCGCCGAGCTGAAGGAGCGAACGCGGACGCGCCTCCTGCAGGCGGGCCGCGTCGAGGAGGCACACCGCCTCGGGGCGGCCCGCATCGGCACGGTGAACGCGGTCTGCGGCCGGCTCGTCGGCGACTTCGCGTTCGAGCTCGGTCTGGCTCCCGATCTCCGGGTGATCGATGAGCGCGCTGCGACGGTCGCGCTCCGGCAGGCGATGTCGCGCGTCGTCACGGGCGGGGAGACGGCGCGGCTCGCCGACGTGAAGCGGCGTTTCGACGAGACCTGGGAGTGGCAGGCGGACGTCCAACGGATCGTGACGCTCGCGCGTGCGAACGGCGTCGCCGCGGACGATCTCGCGCGGACCGCAGAGCGCAGCGTCGCGGGGCTCCTCGCGCTCTTCGCGCCGCCGGCCGTCGACGGGCGCGCGCTCGACGCGGCGCTGGCCGACGCGCTCGCGCGTTTCCTCTCCGAGGTGAACGTCGAGGTCGACGCGACCCAGAAGACGCAGAAGGCGATCGACAAGGCGGAGCGGTGCCTCGGCCGTCTGCGCCGCGGGCTGCCGCTCCGCTGGGCGGATTGGTACCGTCTCCAGGATCTCGACGCCGGCAAGAAGTCGGAGCGCGCGGCGGCGCCGCTGGTGGCGGCGGCTGGCGCACACGATCGTCATCCCGATCTCCAGGCCGACCTGCGCGCCTCCTGTGAGCTCGTGTACGCGATCGCGGCGCGGACCCTGCGAGCCTACGAAGACTACAAGCGCGCCTGGGGCGCCATCGACTTCACCGACCAGGAGGTCTTCGCCTTGACGCTCCTCGACCGCGCCGACGTCCGGGCGCGGCTCACCGGCGAGATCGATCTCGTGCTCGTCGACGAGTTCCAGGACACGAGCCCGCTCCAGCTCGCGATCTTCCTGCGGCTCGCGGAGGTCGCGAAGCGGAGCGTCTGGGTCGGCGATCAGAAGCAATCGATCTTCGGCTTCCGGGGAACGGATCCGGCCCTCATGGACGCCGCGGTCGAGTCGATCCTCGCCGGCGCCGAGCCCGAGACGCTCGCGACGTCGTGGCGCAGCCGGCCCGGCCTCGTGGCGCTCACGTCCGATGTCTTCGCGAAGAGCTTCGCGGGACACGGGGTGCCGGAGTCGCGCGTCCGGCTCGAAGCGGCGGCGGCCGAGGAGGATCCCGGGCTCGGGCCCGTGGTCGAGCGCTGGCGCCTGCCCGCGAAGAACCAGCTGCAGGACGCGGCGTATCTCGCCTCCGCCGTCTGCAGCCTGCTCGCGGATTCCGACGTGCGCGTCCGCGATCGCGCGAGCGGCGACGTCCGGCCGTTGCGTGCCGGCGACGTCGCCGTCCTCTGCTACCAGAACGCGACGTGCGCGAGCCTCGCGCGCGAGCTCGCCGCGCTCGGCGTGCGGGCGGTGCTGGCACGCGCCGGGCTCATGACGACGCCCGAGGCGCTTCTCGTGCTCGCCGGACTCCGGCTCTTCGTCGATGCGCGGGACACGCTCGCCATGGCGGAGCTGGCGCGCCTTGTCGCGTATCCCGCCTCCGGCGATGGATGGCTCGCCGACCTCGTGGCGCGCCCCGCGCGCGAGGCGTTCGCCGAGCTCGCGGTCGTGCGCCGCGTGGCGGAGGCGCGGGCGGCGGCGCCGCATGCCGGGGCGCTCGCCGCTCTTGACGCGGTGCTCGACGCCGTCGAGGCACGGGAGCGTTGCCTCGAATGGGGCGACGCGGCGTTCCGCCTCGCGAACCTCGACGCGCTTCGCGCCCACGCCGTCACCTACGCGAGCCTCTGCGCCGCGGACGGCCGCGGCTGCACGCCGGCGGGGCTCGTTGCCGCGTTCGTCGATCTGGCCGCGTCGGGGCTCGACGCGCGCGCCGTCGTCGCCCAGGAGGACGCCGTCGTGGTCAGCACCTGGCACAGCGCGAAGGGTCTCGAGTGGCCGGTGACGGTGCTCTTCGACCTCGATCGCGATCCGTATTTCACCGCCCTCGGGGTGCAGGTGGTGGCCGACCGCGCCGCGCTCGACGTCGCCGATCCCCTCGCCGAGCGATGGGTGCGCTACTGGCCGCAGCCGTATCACCCGATGCAGCAGAAGACGCCGTTCCACCAGCGGCTGCGCGAGGCGCCGGAGACGGAGGCGGCACGCCAGCGCGAGGAGCGGCAGGCGATGCGTCTGCTTTACGTCGGGTGGACGCGCGCCCGCGATCGGGTCGTGCTCGCCGGCCGTCCGGCTTGTCTCGCCTTCGGCATGGTGGCGCAGCTGAGGGACGCGAAGGGCAAGGCGCTGCTCGCCGAGGCGCCGAGTCCGATGGACGGGCCGACGGCCGATCTCGCGTGGGCGGGCCGCCCGGTCACGGTGCGCGTCCGCGACGTCGCGCTCCTCGGTCCGGCGCCACGCGACGCCGCTCCCGGGGTCGGCTATGTCGCGGCCGGTCCGCGCACCCATCCGCCGGCGATCCTGGTGCCCTCGGAGATGGAACCCCCCGACCGTTTCGCCGAGGACGGGACTCCGATCGATCCCGCCGCCGACGCGGCGAGGCTCGGGATCGAGCGCTGCGGTGAGCGGCTGGTGCTCGGCGGCAAGCCCGACATGCAGCGCCTCGGGGAGGCCGTGCACGGCTTCCTCGCCGCCGACCGCCCGACGCTCGACGAACGCGAGCGTCGCGAGATGGCCGACGGGCTCCTGAAACGGTGGGGGGTCGAGACCGCGCTCCGACCCGACGACCTGCTGGACGCGAGCGATCGGCTACGCGCGTGGGTCGAGGCGCGCTTCCCGGGCTCCGTCTGGCATCGCGAATGGCCTCTTCAGCACCGCCAGCCGGACGGGACGATCGTACGCGGTACCGCCGACCTCGTGATCGAGCACTCCGGAGGCTTCGCCGTGATCGACCACAAGAGCTTCCCGGGGACGGCGGAGCAGGCCGCGCACCGCGCCGTCGCCTACACGGGGCAGCTCGCGGCGTATGCGGCCGCCGTCACGGCGGCGCGCGGTCGTCCCGTCACAGGGTGCTTCGTACACTTGCCGGTGCTGGGCGCGATCGTGCCGATGGTTCCCTGA
- a CDS encoding DUF1820 family protein, with product MAKKRVYRVTFRNDTEVYEVYCQKVGPADMFGFVEIEGFLFGERSSIVVDPSEEKLKLEFAGVEHALVPLHAVIRIDSVDKSGSSKVHAIGSGGGKVAPLPTTIYSPGKPKG from the coding sequence ATGGCGAAGAAGCGCGTCTACCGGGTCACGTTTCGGAACGATACCGAAGTCTACGAGGTCTACTGCCAGAAGGTCGGCCCGGCGGACATGTTCGGCTTCGTCGAGATCGAGGGCTTCCTCTTCGGCGAGCGGTCGAGCATCGTGGTGGACCCTTCCGAGGAGAAGCTCAAGCTCGAGTTCGCGGGCGTCGAGCACGCCCTCGTGCCGCTGCACGCGGTGATCCGCATCGACAGCGTCGACAAGAGCGGCAGCAGCAAGGTGCACGCGATCGGCTCGGGCGGCGGCAAGGTCGCGCCGCTGCCGACCACGATCTACTCGCCGGGGAAGCCCAAGGGCTGA
- the tesB gene encoding acyl-CoA thioesterase II: MNDRAPGGQAALDQLVAILDLEELELNLFRGRTPKEDRVRVFGGQVAGQALVAAGRTVESGLVVHSLHSYFLRPGDPSIPIVYQVERLRDGKSFTTRRVTAIQHGQPIFNLSASFQRPEHGIEHQTAMPGSPDPGTLLTFRQRIDPYLGRPDLHPELKKWLQRDRPIDMRYVNPPDYLQPEPRPPHQQVWIRADGTLPDEPLLLHQCIVAYASDMTLIDTATLPHAIPWFDPNVQMASLDHAMWFHRPFRADEWLLYTQESPIATGARGFTTGRLYTRDGVLVVSVAQEGLIRRRDDRKGGR, from the coding sequence ATGAACGACCGTGCGCCCGGCGGACAAGCGGCTCTCGACCAGCTGGTTGCCATCCTCGACCTCGAAGAGCTCGAGCTGAACCTCTTCCGCGGCCGGACGCCGAAGGAAGACCGGGTGCGCGTCTTCGGGGGGCAGGTCGCCGGCCAGGCGCTCGTCGCCGCGGGACGGACGGTCGAGAGCGGCCTCGTCGTCCATTCGCTGCACTCGTATTTCCTGCGTCCCGGCGATCCCTCGATCCCGATCGTCTATCAGGTGGAGCGCCTGCGCGACGGCAAGAGCTTCACCACCCGCCGCGTGACCGCCATCCAGCACGGCCAGCCGATCTTCAACCTCTCGGCGTCGTTCCAGCGGCCCGAGCATGGCATCGAGCACCAGACCGCGATGCCCGGGTCGCCGGACCCCGGGACGCTCCTCACGTTCCGGCAACGCATCGACCCGTATCTCGGGCGCCCGGACCTGCACCCCGAGCTCAAGAAGTGGCTGCAACGCGACCGGCCGATCGACATGCGCTACGTGAACCCGCCGGACTACCTGCAGCCGGAGCCGCGCCCGCCGCATCAGCAGGTCTGGATCCGTGCCGACGGCACGCTGCCGGACGAGCCGCTGCTGCTCCACCAGTGCATCGTCGCCTACGCGTCCGACATGACGCTGATCGACACCGCGACCCTGCCGCACGCGATTCCCTGGTTCGACCCGAACGTGCAGATGGCGAGCCTCGATCACGCGATGTGGTTCCACCGCCCGTTCCGCGCCGACGAATGGCTGCTCTACACACAGGAGAGCCCGATCGCGACGGGCGCGCGCGGCTTCACGACGGGTCGCCTCTACACGCGCGACGGCGTGCTGGTCGTGTCGGTCGCGCAGGAGGGGCTCATCCGCAGGCGCGACGACCGCAAGGGCGGACGGTAA
- a CDS encoding AMP-binding protein — MHPGTHAAIDPNRPAYVMAPAGATGETVTYGALDAASNRFAHALRRFGLAFRDGIAVCMENSARYYEAVWGAQRSGLYYTAVSTRLTPGELEYLLNDCGAKVFVTSKALAPLAEAVRDRIPNVTRKLMTDGTIPGYASFEATIAAEPATPVADEREGTDLLYSSGTTGRPKGVKFPLRGDPLGTPNALLALVTGLYAMGPETRYLSPAPLYHAAPLRFNLAVQRLGGTSVIMEHFDAEEFLRLIERHRITHTQVVPTMFVRLLKLPEEVRRRYDVSSLTHAIHAAAPCPIPVKEQMIAWWGPIIHEYYGGTEGNGLCALNSTEWLAHKGSVGRPLLGTIRILDDDGAELPPGEAGSIYFAGGNSFEYLHDEEKTRASRRPDGASTLGDIGYVDADGYLYLTDRKANMIISGGVNIYPQEAENLLVTHPKVQDVAVFGVPNEDFGEEVKAVVQPVDMAGAGPALAEELMAFCRQHLSHVKCPRSIDFEAELPRHPTGKLYKRLLKDRYWQGHASRIL; from the coding sequence ATGCACCCCGGCACACACGCGGCGATCGATCCGAACCGGCCCGCGTACGTGATGGCGCCAGCGGGTGCGACCGGCGAGACCGTCACCTACGGGGCGCTCGATGCGGCGTCGAATCGGTTCGCGCATGCGCTCCGGCGGTTCGGGCTCGCGTTCCGCGACGGCATCGCCGTCTGCATGGAGAACTCGGCACGCTACTACGAAGCCGTCTGGGGCGCGCAGCGCTCGGGCCTCTACTATACGGCCGTCAGCACGCGCCTCACGCCCGGCGAGCTCGAGTACCTCCTGAACGACTGCGGCGCCAAGGTATTCGTCACGTCGAAGGCGCTGGCGCCGCTCGCCGAGGCCGTCCGCGACCGCATCCCGAACGTGACCCGCAAGCTCATGACGGACGGCACGATTCCCGGCTACGCGTCGTTCGAAGCGACGATCGCGGCCGAGCCGGCGACGCCGGTCGCGGACGAGCGCGAGGGGACGGACCTCCTCTATTCCTCCGGCACGACGGGGCGGCCAAAGGGCGTGAAGTTCCCGCTCCGCGGCGATCCGCTCGGAACGCCGAACGCGCTGCTCGCGCTCGTGACCGGCCTCTACGCGATGGGGCCCGAGACGCGCTACCTCTCGCCCGCGCCGCTCTACCACGCCGCGCCGCTCCGTTTTAACCTCGCCGTACAGCGTCTCGGCGGCACGTCGGTCATCATGGAGCACTTCGACGCCGAGGAGTTCCTGCGCCTGATCGAGCGGCACCGCATCACGCACACGCAGGTCGTGCCGACGATGTTCGTCCGCCTCCTGAAGCTGCCCGAGGAGGTGCGCCGGCGCTACGACGTGTCGAGCCTGACGCACGCGATCCACGCCGCCGCCCCCTGCCCCATCCCCGTGAAGGAGCAGATGATCGCGTGGTGGGGCCCGATCATCCACGAGTACTACGGCGGCACCGAGGGCAACGGACTCTGCGCGCTGAACTCGACGGAGTGGCTCGCGCACAAGGGGTCGGTCGGCCGGCCGCTTCTCGGCACGATCAGGATCCTCGACGACGACGGCGCCGAGCTGCCGCCCGGCGAAGCGGGCTCGATCTACTTCGCCGGCGGCAACTCCTTCGAGTACCTGCACGACGAGGAGAAGACGCGGGCGAGCCGGCGGCCGGACGGCGCGTCGACGCTCGGCGACATCGGCTACGTCGATGCCGACGGCTACCTCTACCTCACCGACCGCAAGGCCAACATGATCATCTCGGGCGGCGTGAACATCTACCCGCAGGAGGCCGAGAACCTGCTCGTCACGCACCCGAAGGTGCAGGACGTCGCCGTGTTCGGCGTTCCGAACGAGGACTTCGGCGAGGAGGTGAAGGCGGTCGTCCAGCCGGTCGACATGGCCGGCGCGGGTCCGGCTCTCGCCGAGGAGCTGATGGCGTTCTGCCGTCAGCACCTCTCGCACGTCAAATGCCCCCGCTCGATCGACTTCGAGGCCGAGCTGCCGCGGCATCCGACGGGCAAGCTCTACAAGCGGCTCCTCAAGGACCGCTACTGGCAGGGGCACGCGTCGCGGATCCTCTGA
- a CDS encoding MAPEG family protein: MTPTATALLGFAGWYLLLTFALGIFRSGLVLSGKKAANTFASDGSDVGAFGRRLNRARDNCYETLPLFAAIALAASIAGKLAVLDPLAPCVLYARIGQSVTHLVSTSIMAINVRFFFFIAQVAIYAIWLLQLLG; this comes from the coding sequence ATGACACCGACGGCTACGGCACTGCTGGGCTTCGCTGGCTGGTATCTCCTGCTGACGTTCGCGCTCGGGATCTTCCGGAGCGGCCTCGTGCTCTCCGGGAAGAAGGCCGCCAACACCTTCGCGTCCGACGGCTCCGACGTCGGGGCCTTCGGGCGGCGTCTGAATCGCGCCCGTGACAACTGCTACGAGACGCTGCCGCTCTTCGCGGCCATCGCGCTCGCGGCGTCGATCGCCGGGAAGCTGGCGGTGCTCGATCCGCTGGCGCCATGCGTGCTCTACGCGCGCATCGGCCAATCGGTCACGCACCTCGTCTCGACCAGCATCATGGCGATCAACGTGCGGTTCTTCTTCTTCATCGCCCAGGTCGCGATCTACGCGATCTGGCTCCTGCAGCTGCTCGGATGA